In the genome of Peptococcaceae bacterium 1198_IL3148, the window TAATAAATTGGGGTTGTCCAACGCTCGGATTAAATCTAAGCGTTGTTTAGGCGTAATTGGTCGTCCGCCGGCCAGTAACTTTAGTCCATCATTTTCGACTATGTCTAATAGTTCCAATTCTTTTTTAATAGCGCTTAATTTTCTTGATGAGTTATCAGTGCGCCCCAAAAGATAATCGGCGGTTGTATTAAGGACGTCTGCTAATCTTTGTATATCATCATGATCTATGCCGGTATATCCTCTCTCCCAATTAGAGATCACTTGTGCCGACACATTTACTTGTTTTGCTAGTTCTGTTTGAGTGAGCCCTTTTTCTTTTCTGAGAGTTTTTATCCTAAAACCAATATCCATAATTAGCACCTCTGACAAAATAATACCAATTACTAACGAAATATGATAGTTGACTAACGGAAATTGAGAATTTTATAATAAAACAGTTGACACTAACGGAACACGTTAGTATAATATGTTTAACGGATTACGTTAGTTCGAGTGAGGTGAGACTAATGAATGATGTACGTCAAAATATTGAAAAATTAAGAGTTGCTAAAGGCATTACAAAGACCTATGTTGCAGGCAAACTTGGTCTTTCGTTGCAGGGATATAGGCATATAATAGCAGGGACTAGTTTAGACGTTGAACGATTAAAGGTAATAGCAGAAGTTCTAGGGGTAAAGCCAGCAGTTTTTTTTGATAACAAACTAACGGATTCCGTTATTCGGAGCTTGCAAAAACCAACCGGCACTGGTTAAGGGAGGTGAATGGAGTGACCAATGAAAAGATAGAGCAATTCGTATCCTTGGTGTTAGGGATGAAGCCGGCGGAATGGAGTAGGCTCAAAATAGCAGTTGATAAGGAGTTTGATTCGATGTCAAACAGATTGGTGCTGAATGACACCGAATCATTGAAAAGAAAGATCGAAATTGAATTCAAATGTTAAATTTCAACAATCTGTATCATGGACGGATGTATTCTGTAATCTTTGCCACCATGCTGAACATGAATGTAGTCATATTCAAAACACTTTGCAACTTTTGAATTACCTTCATACGTTAGATTTTCTTCAAAATAAATAGATGGTTTTTGGTGGTCAGCAACCGTGCCAGTGTCGGTAATGTCAGTCCAAACACCTAGTAAGTTAGCGTAAATACGCTTCATGACAATCCCCCTTCCTAATATACTCAGCTTTGGCAGAGCCTGTAATTAGATTATAGGGTAAAGCAAAGGTCTTGACCATCTTATGGGGGAATCCCTGGAGGTTTGCAACCGGATGAAACATTAGGCACCGGTACCACGGGTTAAGGGGGGTGATACAAAATGGATGCCGCTCGCATTGAACAACTCAAAGCGATGCTAGATGAAAAAGGCATCAAGTGGCCTAAAGGTATTTCTTATTCCGAAACATTTGAGCCTGACAGAGAGCGTGAGGTTAAGGCACTACGGATTGTCAAAGCAATGCCAACGCCAAGCGAAAGGGCGGCTCAAAAAGAAGTGGGCTAGGGGGTGAAACATGGATCACGTTATTGACGGTATAAAAACGTTCCTCGAAATATCTATGGACTATCTTCGTGAAGAGTGGAGGTCAGGAGAATACAAAAAGTTATCTGACTGCCCTTCATATCTGGAGTGTAAAGCCATGGTTGATGCTATTCACATTTTAGAAAAATATTACTATGGTGAACACAAAACAATGTCGGTCAGAGATAACATCATGTTTGATTAGAGAAGGGAGGGACAAGTTCCCGGCCACCGGCGCTAAGTAAACCGGGTTGGAAGGTGGTGTGTGAGTGGATGATCTTAACGCATTGGCGAAACGGATTGAAGAAACAAAGGGTAAGTTAACTGCAAAGATTAGTTTTATTAACAACTTGTTGGGGTCTAAAAATGCAAAGCGCCAAATTGATGAGGCACTGAGGGATCTATATAA includes:
- a CDS encoding helix-turn-helix transcriptional regulator, whose protein sequence is MNDVRQNIEKLRVAKGITKTYVAGKLGLSLQGYRHIIAGTSLDVERLKVIAEVLGVKPAVFFDNKLTDSVIRSLQKPTGTG